A genomic stretch from Rhabdothermincola salaria includes:
- a CDS encoding SulP family inorganic anion transporter: protein MARTSSTLGVLARWIPIAGWLPRYRRPDLGGDLTAGITVAAMLIPQGMAYAMLAGMPPQAGLYASTIPIALYAFFGTSRQLAVGPVAIVSLLTASALAPLADEGTGEYIALAAVLALMVAAVHFLLGITRMGWVVNLLSHPVLVGFTAAAALIIGASQVKHLLGVTLPSTEGFIETVTELGRSLGDVNWTTIALGAGTIAVLVGLKKWKKTFPAALVAVVVTTIVSQVFDLAGRGVSTIGEIPSDLPALAIPSIDSGALGSLVPAALVITLAGYMESIAIAKVFARKNRYEVDANQELIGLGAANAGAGLFGGFPVTGGFSRTAVNADAGARTPLASLISVGIILVALVAITPFLTALPSATLGAIVVVAVYGLVDVKEARHIAKVKRGDLFPMGVAFAATLVLGIEAGIAIAIGASLVLIFMRLMRPHTAELGRIPGTSVYRNTARFPEAETHPGIAVLRLDTSLNFANVAFVKRRISDLVANRPDATAIVLDFNGVNDLDASGDQALHEILEDLADQGIDVHLATVKGPVRDVLVRSGLWDQLGPRVHLDANAAVRSIEDEEPRIEAAELSTEPAEPSEPQSMGQAFRAVSR from the coding sequence ATGGCCCGCACCTCCTCGACCCTCGGCGTCCTCGCCCGCTGGATCCCGATCGCCGGGTGGCTCCCGCGCTACCGACGCCCGGACCTCGGCGGCGACCTGACCGCCGGCATCACCGTCGCCGCCATGCTCATCCCCCAGGGCATGGCCTACGCCATGCTCGCCGGGATGCCGCCGCAGGCCGGCCTCTACGCCTCCACCATCCCCATCGCGCTCTACGCCTTCTTCGGCACCTCCCGCCAGCTGGCCGTCGGCCCCGTGGCCATCGTCTCGCTGCTGACCGCCTCGGCGCTCGCCCCGCTCGCCGACGAGGGCACCGGCGAGTACATCGCCCTCGCCGCCGTCCTCGCCCTGATGGTGGCGGCCGTGCACTTCCTGCTCGGCATCACCCGCATGGGCTGGGTGGTCAACCTGCTCTCCCACCCGGTACTGGTCGGCTTCACCGCCGCCGCCGCCCTGATCATCGGTGCCAGCCAGGTCAAGCACCTGCTGGGGGTGACGCTCCCGAGCACCGAGGGGTTCATCGAGACCGTCACCGAGCTGGGCAGGTCCCTGGGTGACGTCAACTGGACCACCATCGCTCTCGGAGCCGGCACCATCGCCGTGCTGGTGGGGCTCAAGAAGTGGAAGAAGACCTTCCCCGCCGCCCTCGTGGCCGTGGTGGTCACCACCATCGTGTCGCAGGTCTTCGACCTCGCCGGCCGAGGCGTGAGCACCATCGGGGAGATCCCGAGCGACCTGCCGGCGCTCGCCATCCCCTCCATCGACAGCGGAGCTCTCGGCTCGCTCGTCCCCGCCGCCCTCGTCATCACCCTGGCCGGCTACATGGAGTCCATCGCCATCGCCAAGGTGTTCGCCCGCAAGAACCGCTACGAGGTCGACGCCAACCAGGAGCTGATCGGCCTCGGCGCCGCCAACGCCGGCGCCGGCCTGTTCGGCGGCTTCCCCGTCACCGGCGGCTTCTCCCGCACCGCCGTCAACGCCGACGCCGGGGCCCGCACGCCGCTGGCCTCGCTCATCTCGGTCGGCATCATCCTCGTCGCCCTGGTGGCCATCACCCCCTTCCTGACCGCCCTCCCCAGCGCCACCCTCGGCGCCATCGTCGTGGTCGCCGTCTACGGGCTGGTCGACGTCAAGGAGGCCCGCCACATCGCCAAGGTGAAGCGGGGCGACCTGTTCCCCATGGGCGTGGCCTTCGCCGCCACCCTGGTGCTCGGCATCGAGGCCGGCATCGCCATCGCCATCGGCGCCTCGCTGGTGCTCATCTTCATGCGCCTCATGCGGCCCCACACCGCCGAGCTGGGCCGCATCCCGGGAACCTCCGTCTACCGCAACACCGCCCGCTTCCCCGAAGCCGAGACCCATCCCGGCATCGCCGTGCTGCGCCTCGACACCTCGCTGAACTTCGCCAACGTGGCCTTCGTCAAGCGCCGCATCAGCGATCTCGTGGCGAACCGTCCCGACGCCACCGCCATCGTCTTGGACTTCAACGGCGTCAACGACCTCGACGCCTCGGGCGACCAGGCACTGCACGAGATCCTCGAGGACCTGGCCGATCAGGGCATCGACGTCCACCTGGCCACGGTGAAGGGCCCGGTCCGCGACGTGTTGGTGCGATCCGGGCTCTGGGACCAGCTCGGTCCCCGGGTGCACCTCGACGCCAACGCCGCGGTCCGGAGCATCGAGGACGAAGAGCCCCGCATCGAAGCCGCCGAGCTGTCCACCGAGCCGGCGGAACCCTCCGAGCCCCAGAGCATGGGTCAGGCCTTCCGGGCGGTGAGCCGATGA
- a CDS encoding carbonic anhydrase: MTALASRAQALLDGNERFATAAPQHCHDVTAQREAAAQSHRPVAAVLACADARVAPELVFDQGVGELFSVRVAGNVPARAAVASLEYAVSQLGVELVVVLGHEHCGAVTAAVEHVTEGTELPGELAALIDRIVPAVEATAGLPGDHVHHAIVASTAATVEQLRTWPGPLSDAVSAGHLEVVGAVYDLDTGRVRLLGPPPPPEPSPDPLPPTT, encoded by the coding sequence ATGACCGCCCTCGCCTCTCGCGCCCAGGCCCTCCTCGACGGCAACGAACGCTTCGCCACCGCCGCCCCGCAGCACTGCCACGACGTCACCGCCCAGCGCGAGGCGGCGGCGCAGAGCCACCGGCCGGTGGCCGCCGTCCTGGCCTGCGCCGACGCCCGGGTCGCCCCCGAACTGGTCTTCGACCAGGGCGTGGGCGAGCTGTTCTCGGTGCGGGTCGCCGGCAACGTGCCCGCCCGCGCCGCGGTCGCCAGCCTCGAGTACGCCGTCTCCCAACTGGGCGTCGAGCTCGTCGTCGTGCTCGGCCACGAGCATTGCGGGGCCGTCACCGCCGCCGTGGAACACGTCACCGAGGGCACCGAGCTCCCGGGCGAGCTGGCCGCCCTCATCGACCGCATCGTCCCGGCCGTGGAGGCCACCGCCGGGCTCCCGGGCGACCACGTCCACCACGCCATCGTCGCCAGCACCGCCGCGACCGTCGAGCAGCTCCGCACCTGGCCCGGCCCCCTCTCGGACGCCGTGTCGGCCGGTCACCTCGAGGTCGTGGGCGCCGTCTACGACCTCGACACCGGGCGGGTCCGCCTCCTCGGACCGCCACCGCCCCCCGAACCGTCCCCCGACCCCCTGCCCCCGACGACCTGA
- a CDS encoding rhodanese-like domain-containing protein: MSNNVITPVELRHLISNDADVHLIDVRTAAEFESAHIPGSYHVPLDTLSEHRDEIKRHLTQPVVLVCQSGNRASQAGEQLAAAGMENVRVLEGGVGQWTMVGGDINAAGQKWGLERQVRLVAGSIVLISVIASLFVRPLALIAGFVGAGLTFSAVTNTCGMAMVLSKLPYNKGATCDVREVIAELTGTPTPPASAQAS; the protein is encoded by the coding sequence TTGAGCAACAACGTCATCACCCCGGTGGAGCTCCGCCACCTGATCAGCAACGACGCCGACGTCCACCTCATCGACGTCCGCACCGCCGCCGAGTTCGAGTCGGCCCACATCCCCGGCTCCTACCACGTGCCCCTCGACACCCTGAGCGAGCACCGCGACGAGATCAAACGACACCTCACCCAGCCGGTGGTGCTCGTCTGCCAGTCCGGCAACCGGGCCAGCCAGGCCGGTGAGCAGCTCGCCGCCGCCGGCATGGAGAACGTCCGGGTCCTCGAGGGCGGTGTCGGCCAGTGGACCATGGTCGGGGGCGACATCAACGCCGCCGGCCAGAAGTGGGGCCTCGAGCGCCAGGTGCGCCTGGTGGCCGGGTCGATCGTCCTCATCTCTGTCATCGCCAGCCTCTTCGTGCGACCCTTGGCCTTGATCGCCGGCTTCGTCGGCGCCGGGCTCACCTTCTCGGCCGTCACCAACACGTGCGGCATGGCGATGGTGCTGTCGAAGCTCCCGTACAACAAGGGCGCGACCTGCGATGTGCGTGAGGTCATCGCCGAACTGACCGGAACCCCGACCCCCCCTGCGTCCGCGCAGGCCTCGTGA
- a CDS encoding MBL fold metallo-hydrolase, producing the protein MHFTQYYLDCLSHASYLIGDTTTGRAVVVDPRRDVQEYLDDAAANGLSIELVIETHFHADFLSGHLELAAATGAEIAFGEVAETEFASRKLRDGERISLGEVALEIRSTPGHTPESISVVVYEKTTDEVPYGVLTGDTLFIGDVGRPDLLGSVGVTADELARKLYTSLHDKLLDLPDATKVFPAHGAGSACGKNLSTETVSTMGEQRQTNYALQDMTPDQFVAMVTADQPAAPEYFPYNAVLNRKERDLLAEEQVPDQMALEDVLARQAEGAVVIDTREPDIYAWGHLRGSVNIGISGRFAEYGGTVVSHDTPIILFGDAPAVAEAKLRLGRIGFDQVIGALVEPDRVLVDNPELVERASQITAGDLRQRLDSDQATQLVDIRNPGEVNLGTIDSARPVPLAQLRDRLDELDPEAPTVVFCAGGYRSSIAASLLESVGFSDVSDVLGGYGAWMALHEENASV; encoded by the coding sequence CTGCACTTCACCCAGTACTACCTCGACTGCCTGTCACACGCCTCGTACCTGATCGGTGACACCACCACCGGCCGGGCCGTGGTCGTCGACCCCCGCCGCGACGTCCAGGAGTACCTCGACGACGCGGCCGCCAACGGTCTCTCGATCGAGCTGGTCATCGAGACCCACTTCCACGCCGACTTCCTGTCGGGCCACCTCGAGCTGGCCGCGGCCACGGGAGCCGAGATCGCCTTCGGCGAGGTCGCCGAGACCGAGTTCGCCAGCCGCAAGCTGCGCGACGGCGAGCGCATCTCGCTCGGCGAGGTCGCCCTCGAGATCCGCTCGACCCCGGGGCACACCCCCGAGTCGATCAGCGTGGTCGTGTACGAGAAGACCACCGACGAGGTGCCCTACGGCGTCCTCACCGGCGACACCCTCTTCATCGGCGACGTGGGCCGCCCGGACCTCCTCGGATCCGTCGGCGTCACCGCCGACGAGCTGGCCCGCAAGCTCTACACGTCGCTGCACGACAAGCTGCTCGACCTGCCCGACGCCACCAAGGTCTTCCCGGCCCACGGCGCCGGCTCCGCCTGCGGCAAGAACCTGTCCACCGAGACCGTGTCCACCATGGGCGAGCAGCGCCAGACCAACTACGCGCTGCAGGACATGACCCCCGACCAGTTCGTCGCCATGGTCACCGCCGACCAACCGGCGGCCCCCGAGTACTTCCCCTACAACGCGGTGCTGAACCGCAAGGAACGGGATCTGCTCGCCGAAGAGCAGGTCCCCGACCAGATGGCGCTGGAGGACGTGCTCGCCCGCCAGGCCGAGGGTGCCGTGGTCATCGACACCCGTGAGCCCGACATCTACGCCTGGGGCCACCTCAGGGGTTCGGTGAACATCGGCATCAGCGGCCGCTTCGCCGAGTACGGCGGCACCGTGGTGAGCCACGACACGCCGATCATCCTCTTCGGCGACGCCCCCGCCGTGGCCGAGGCCAAGCTCCGACTGGGCCGCATCGGCTTCGATCAGGTGATCGGTGCCCTCGTCGAGCCGGACCGGGTCCTGGTCGACAACCCCGAGCTGGTCGAGCGTGCCTCGCAGATCACCGCCGGCGACCTGCGCCAGCGCCTCGACTCGGACCAGGCCACCCAACTCGTCGACATCCGCAACCCGGGCGAGGTGAACCTCGGCACCATCGACAGCGCCAGGCCCGTCCCGCTGGCGCAGCTGCGGGACCGCCTCGACGAGCTCGACCCGGAAGCTCCCACCGTCGTGTTCTGCGCCGGCGGGTACCGGTCGTCGATCGCCGCCAGCCTGCTCGAGTCCGTCGGGTTCTCCGACGTCTCCGACGTGCTCGGCGGCTACGGGGCCTGGATGGCTCTGCACGAGGAGAACGCCTCGGTCTGA